The proteins below come from a single Bacillus solimangrovi genomic window:
- a CDS encoding 16S rRNA (uracil(1498)-N(3))-methyltransferase: MQRYFIDSSQINNTVISITGDDAHHISRVMRMGVNEEVICCNEKGKSYLCVIEAIEGNVIVLNIKEELSEDKELPVHVTIAQGMPKADKLEYIVQKGTELGANGFLPFFASRSIVKWDEKKGRKKQERLRKIAKEAAEQSHRQTVPVVNEPASFNKMLSFANEADVKIVAYEEDAKIGESSNLANALKDVNKDDKIVLVVGPEGGLTEDEVAQLKSEGFITCAFGPRILRTETAPLYFLSAVSYQIELLR; encoded by the coding sequence ATGCAACGATATTTTATCGATAGCTCACAAATAAATAATACAGTTATATCCATTACAGGTGACGATGCTCATCATATCTCTCGTGTCATGCGTATGGGTGTGAATGAAGAAGTGATCTGTTGTAATGAAAAAGGCAAAAGCTACTTATGTGTGATTGAAGCAATTGAAGGTAATGTTATTGTACTCAACATAAAGGAAGAACTTTCTGAAGACAAAGAACTACCTGTTCATGTTACAATTGCTCAAGGAATGCCTAAAGCAGATAAGTTAGAGTACATTGTACAAAAGGGTACTGAGCTAGGTGCGAATGGGTTTCTGCCTTTTTTTGCATCTCGCTCAATAGTGAAGTGGGATGAAAAAAAGGGAAGAAAAAAGCAAGAACGTTTGCGAAAGATTGCAAAAGAAGCAGCAGAACAATCCCATCGTCAAACAGTTCCGGTAGTAAATGAACCTGCTTCATTTAATAAAATGCTCAGTTTTGCTAACGAAGCTGATGTAAAGATTGTTGCATATGAAGAAGATGCAAAGATTGGTGAATCATCAAATCTTGCTAATGCTTTGAAAGATGTGAACAAAGACGATAAGATTGTACTTGTAGTTGGACCAGAAGGTGGTTTAACTGAAGATGAGGTAGCTCAGTTGAAATCAGAAGGATTTATTACTTGTGCATTTGGTCCACGCATATTACGAACAGAGACAGCACCATTATATTTTTTATCTGCTGTTTCTTATCAAATTGAACTACTGAGGTGA
- the mtaB gene encoding tRNA (N(6)-L-threonylcarbamoyladenosine(37)-C(2))-methylthiotransferase MtaB produces the protein MPSVAFHTLGCKVNHYETEAIWKLFSDNGYERTEFEKRADVYVINTCTVTNTGDKKSRQVIRRAVRSNPDAVICVTGCYAQTSPAEILAIPGVDVVVGTQDRVKMLDYIEQYKQERQPINGVGNIMKTRVYEELEVPSFTDRTRASLKIQEGCNNFCTFCIIPWARGLMRSRDPKEVIRQAQQLVDAGYKEIVLTGIHTGGYGEDMKDYNLAKLLDDLDKQVKGLKRIRISSIEASQITDEVIEVLGRSDKVVRHLHVPLQSGSNSVLKRMRRKYTMEHFQERLDSLRKALPGLAITSDVIVGFPGETEEEFQETFDFIKHNRFSELHVFPYSKRTGTPAARMEDQVDESVKNERVHRLIELSDQLAKEYASQYEGEVLEIIPEELFKDDPKSGLYVGYTDNYLKVKVPATEDMVGQIVKVKIKKAGYPFNEGEFVRVLADKNMNEKIS, from the coding sequence ATGCCATCCGTTGCTTTTCATACGTTAGGATGTAAAGTAAACCATTATGAGACAGAAGCAATTTGGAAGCTTTTCTCTGATAACGGTTATGAGAGAACTGAATTTGAAAAACGTGCTGATGTCTATGTAATCAATACATGTACAGTAACAAATACTGGGGATAAAAAAAGCCGTCAAGTGATCCGTCGTGCAGTTCGTAGTAACCCAGATGCGGTAATTTGTGTAACAGGCTGTTATGCACAAACTTCTCCTGCAGAAATCTTAGCTATACCTGGTGTTGATGTCGTTGTTGGTACTCAAGATCGAGTGAAGATGCTTGATTATATAGAACAATATAAGCAAGAACGTCAACCGATTAACGGTGTAGGTAATATTATGAAAACACGTGTATATGAAGAATTAGAAGTACCTTCTTTTACAGACCGTACAAGAGCTTCCTTGAAAATACAAGAAGGCTGTAATAACTTCTGTACGTTTTGTATTATACCTTGGGCACGTGGACTTATGCGTTCTCGTGATCCAAAAGAAGTTATTCGCCAAGCACAGCAGTTAGTTGATGCAGGTTATAAGGAAATTGTATTAACAGGCATCCATACAGGTGGATACGGCGAAGATATGAAAGATTATAACTTAGCGAAGTTATTGGATGACTTAGATAAGCAAGTCAAAGGATTAAAACGAATTCGAATATCATCAATTGAAGCGAGTCAGATTACAGATGAAGTCATTGAAGTGCTAGGTCGTTCTGATAAAGTTGTGCGCCACCTTCACGTACCACTTCAATCTGGTTCAAATAGCGTCTTAAAACGAATGCGCCGAAAGTATACGATGGAGCACTTCCAAGAACGTCTTGATAGTTTGCGTAAAGCATTACCAGGTTTGGCGATCACCTCTGATGTTATCGTTGGCTTCCCTGGGGAGACTGAAGAAGAATTCCAAGAGACATTTGATTTCATTAAGCATAATCGTTTTTCTGAACTACATGTTTTTCCTTATTCAAAGCGTACGGGAACTCCTGCAGCGAGAATGGAAGATCAAGTGGACGAAAGTGTGAAAAATGAGCGAGTTCACCGTTTAATTGAATTATCGGATCAACTTGCGAAAGAATATGCTTCTCAATATGAAGGTGAAGTGTTAGAGATTATTCCAGAAGAATTATTTAAAGATGACCCGAAATCTGGATTGTATGTTGGTTACACAGATAACTACTTGAAAGTAAAAGTGCCAGCTACCGAAGATATGGTTGGTCAAATCGTCAAAGTGAAAATTAAGAAAGCTGGTTATCCATTTAATGAAGGCGAATTTGTCCGCGTGTTAGCTGATAAAAATATGAATGAAAAAATATCGTGA
- a CDS encoding Na/Pi symporter: protein MSIYCNSGFEKKAGDHLTLISFFAVFIGIFLYGMVIMRYGLYNLAQRRLQNTLLYLTKTPLRGMIAGVFLTAILQSSSAVTVMTVALCSAGYLSFEKAIGIILGTNIGTTVTLELITIDFDSMIIPMLIAGVILISTQRKGWFECGSILLGFSLIIISMSGFSSLSDELQATSIFKMWQQANPSHYLSGVFVGTVLTALLQSSTAVTGIVMAIVEQPSFHLSTAISIMLGANIGTCMTAYLASINGSEDAKLTAFAHIWLNIIGVVIFYPLIPFLTDVALILARTPDVQLAHASVLFNVLVSLLFLPIIRPFASFIKKLHGKRAN, encoded by the coding sequence ATGTCCATATATTGTAATAGTGGTTTTGAGAAAAAGGCTGGTGATCATTTGACCTTAATTAGTTTTTTTGCAGTTTTTATTGGTATCTTTTTATACGGAATGGTTATTATGCGATATGGCCTTTATAACCTAGCTCAACGGCGTCTACAAAATACTTTGCTTTATCTTACCAAAACACCTTTACGAGGGATGATCGCAGGTGTTTTCCTAACTGCAATTTTACAAAGTAGTTCAGCCGTAACCGTTATGACTGTAGCACTTTGTTCTGCTGGATACCTTTCCTTCGAAAAAGCAATCGGAATAATTTTAGGGACAAATATTGGAACGACCGTTACTCTTGAACTGATTACGATTGACTTTGACAGCATGATTATTCCTATGCTTATAGCTGGAGTAATATTAATAAGTACACAAAGAAAAGGCTGGTTTGAATGTGGTAGTATCTTACTCGGTTTTAGCCTCATTATTATATCAATGTCAGGTTTTTCATCCCTTTCAGACGAGCTACAAGCTACTTCTATTTTTAAAATGTGGCAGCAAGCAAACCCCTCACACTATCTGAGTGGTGTTTTCGTAGGGACTGTATTAACCGCACTTCTTCAATCAAGCACAGCAGTAACAGGAATCGTTATGGCAATAGTAGAACAACCATCATTTCACCTTTCGACAGCCATTTCAATCATGCTTGGAGCAAATATAGGGACATGCATGACCGCTTACTTAGCAAGCATTAATGGATCAGAGGATGCAAAACTAACAGCCTTTGCACACATTTGGCTTAATATAATTGGTGTTGTAATCTTTTATCCTTTAATTCCTTTTCTTACAGACGTAGCACTTATACTTGCCCGTACACCTGATGTTCAACTTGCACATGCTAGTGTCCTTTTTAATGTGCTCGTTTCACTATTATTCCTTCCCATTATCAGACCATTCGCTTCTTTCATTAAAAAACTTCATGGGAAACGTGCAAATTAA
- the rpsU gene encoding 30S ribosomal protein S21, giving the protein MSNTTRVRKNESLEDALRRFKRSVSKSGTLAEVRKREFYEKPSVRRKKKSEAARKRKF; this is encoded by the coding sequence ATGTCTAACACTACTCGCGTTCGCAAAAACGAATCACTAGAGGACGCTCTTCGCCGTTTTAAACGCAGTGTTTCTAAGAGTGGTACACTTGCTGAGGTTCGTAAGCGTGAATTCTACGAAAAACCAAGCGTACGTCGTAAGAAGAAATCTGAGGCGGCAAGAAAACGCAAATTCTAA
- a CDS encoding GatB/YqeY domain-containing protein: MELLERLNNDMKQAMKNREKQKLAVIRMVKASLQNEAIKLGKDQLSEDEGLTVLNRELKQRKDSLHEFRAAGRDDLADKTQAELDVLQAYMPEQLSDEELNVIVKETISEVGATSKADMGKVMSAIMPKVKGKADGSQVNKIVMQNLS; encoded by the coding sequence ATGGAGCTTCTTGAGCGCTTGAATAACGATATGAAACAAGCGATGAAGAATAGAGAAAAACAAAAGCTTGCAGTAATACGAATGGTCAAGGCTTCATTGCAAAACGAAGCGATTAAGCTCGGTAAAGATCAGCTTTCAGAAGATGAAGGTCTTACAGTGCTTAACCGTGAGTTAAAGCAGCGTAAAGACTCCCTCCACGAGTTTCGAGCAGCAGGCCGTGATGATTTAGCTGACAAGACACAAGCAGAACTTGATGTGTTGCAAGCATATATGCCTGAACAACTATCAGATGAAGAGCTCAACGTAATTGTTAAAGAAACAATCTCAGAAGTTGGTGCCACTTCAAAAGCTGATATGGGAAAAGTAATGAGTGCAATTATGCCTAAAGTGAAAGGCAAAGCAGATGGGTCACAAGTAAATAAGATCGTAATGCAGAACCTTTCATAA
- a CDS encoding NfeD family protein, with protein sequence MLPMLLVLGLCLSFILPFAVQGKSNEIVYFIPIEKEVEMGLAKFIDRSIEEAEAAGAAHIVFEMHTPGGSVQAATEIAKRLKNTSTPTTAYINKEAISAGAYLALNADYIVMVPGATMGAAAVIDQQGNAAGEKAESFWRAEMEGAAQSHGVDPIYAVAMADKSVDLPEYNAGEGKLLTLTSAQAKEVGYADEVVETRAELLDFLELSGATIEETEVSFAEHLARFITNPIVVPILLSIASLGLIMELYTPGFGLPGTMGLSALVLFFYGHMVAGLAGMETAILLIAGIVLIVLELFVPGGILGIAGVAAIVVSLILSGSSVGGMLMSILIAFIVTVIASIILFKYFGYENGIFRRIILFDSTSTDKGYVSNENRTDLLNKEGVTLTPLRPAGTVIIGDDRVDVVTEGSFIGINEKVKVIQTTGARIVVRRLEKEE encoded by the coding sequence ATGTTACCGATGTTATTAGTGCTGGGTTTATGTCTTAGTTTCATATTGCCATTTGCAGTACAAGGTAAGAGCAACGAAATAGTCTATTTTATTCCAATCGAAAAGGAAGTAGAAATGGGTCTTGCGAAATTTATTGACCGATCGATTGAAGAAGCTGAAGCAGCCGGTGCTGCCCATATCGTGTTTGAGATGCATACACCTGGTGGCTCTGTTCAAGCTGCAACAGAGATTGCAAAGCGATTAAAAAACACGTCAACACCGACAACTGCTTACATCAATAAAGAAGCGATATCAGCTGGAGCTTACCTTGCCTTAAATGCTGACTATATTGTGATGGTACCTGGAGCAACAATGGGTGCAGCTGCTGTCATTGACCAACAAGGGAATGCAGCTGGAGAGAAGGCAGAGTCATTTTGGAGAGCTGAAATGGAAGGTGCTGCACAGAGTCATGGAGTAGATCCGATCTATGCAGTAGCAATGGCAGATAAGTCAGTAGATTTACCAGAGTATAACGCGGGGGAAGGCAAGTTGTTAACTCTAACATCAGCACAAGCGAAGGAAGTCGGTTATGCAGATGAAGTAGTGGAAACGAGGGCCGAACTACTAGATTTTCTAGAGCTGTCAGGTGCAACTATTGAAGAAACTGAGGTTTCATTTGCTGAACATTTAGCAAGATTTATTACGAATCCGATCGTTGTACCAATACTGTTATCCATTGCTAGTTTAGGGCTTATTATGGAATTGTATACACCGGGCTTTGGATTACCGGGAACGATGGGATTATCAGCCTTAGTGCTTTTCTTCTATGGACATATGGTTGCTGGTTTAGCAGGAATGGAAACTGCAATTCTATTAATAGCAGGAATTGTCCTAATTGTTCTGGAATTATTTGTGCCAGGTGGAATACTTGGTATAGCGGGTGTTGCTGCTATAGTAGTAAGCCTGATTCTAAGTGGGAGTAGCGTAGGTGGTATGTTAATGTCAATCTTAATTGCATTTATCGTTACAGTAATTGCTTCAATCATTCTGTTTAAGTATTTTGGTTATGAGAACGGCATCTTTCGACGTATCATCCTTTTTGACTCAACATCAACAGATAAAGGCTACGTTTCAAATGAAAACCGCACAGATTTATTGAATAAGGAGGGAGTAACTTTGACACCACTCCGTCCAGCTGGTACGGTTATTATTGGTGATGACCGTGTAGATGTTGTTACAGAAGGAAGTTTTATAGGAATAAATGAAAAAGTAAAGGTAATCCAAACAACTGGAGCACGTATTGTCGTTAGAAGGTTGGAAAAAGAAGAATAA